The Streptomyces spororaveus genome includes a region encoding these proteins:
- a CDS encoding CBS domain-containing protein: MTHTAVAIGREASYKEIVELMDQWKVSAVPVLEGEGRVVGVVSEADLLPKEEFRRDDPVLPDQLEEASKAGGVLAEELMSSPAVTVHPDATLAEAARIMARKHVKRLPVVNGVGMLEGVVSRSDLLKVFLRPDEEIGEEIRDSVLAGLAPPVHLQASVKEGVVTLRGSLRDRALVPLMARAVRAVEGVVDVRMELEGQPTGAS, encoded by the coding sequence ATGACCCATACGGCTGTGGCCATCGGCCGCGAGGCTTCCTACAAGGAGATCGTCGAGCTGATGGACCAGTGGAAAGTCAGTGCTGTTCCCGTCCTGGAGGGCGAGGGGCGCGTCGTCGGAGTGGTCTCCGAGGCGGACCTGCTGCCGAAGGAGGAGTTCCGGCGGGACGACCCCGTGCTTCCTGATCAGCTGGAAGAGGCTTCCAAGGCAGGGGGTGTGCTGGCCGAGGAACTGATGTCGAGCCCAGCCGTGACTGTGCACCCCGACGCCACACTCGCCGAGGCTGCCCGGATCATGGCGCGAAAGCACGTGAAACGCCTCCCCGTGGTGAACGGTGTGGGGATGCTGGAGGGAGTCGTCAGCCGGAGCGACCTGCTCAAGGTGTTTCTGCGACCGGACGAGGAGATCGGCGAGGAGATCCGCGACTCGGTTCTCGCCGGGCTCGCTCCTCCCGTACATCTGCAGGCGTCGGTGAAGGAGGGCGTCGTCACCTTGCGCGGATCGCTCCGTGATCGCGCACTGGTGCCGCTGATGGCCCGTGCGGTCCGTGCCGTGGAAGGCGTGGTGGACGTGCGGATGGAACTGGAAGGGCAGCCCACCGGGGCCTCCTGA
- a CDS encoding cation-transporting P-type ATPase, which translates to MTPATAEVPVRAPGGLTDIEAERRLAEHGRNETAPATPWPARVLAQGGSASTFRRSSRFWRPNHWEGRALPWRQPPSPVASRRPNSHGTHSEGDDGYGDAHVRARTPRSRR; encoded by the coding sequence ATGACCCCGGCCACCGCAGAGGTACCGGTACGCGCGCCTGGCGGGCTCACCGACATCGAGGCGGAACGCCGACTGGCCGAGCACGGCCGCAATGAGACCGCCCCGGCGACGCCCTGGCCGGCGAGGGTGCTGGCCCAGGGCGGCAGCGCTTCGACCTTCCGCCGCTCCAGTCGGTTCTGGAGACCGAACCACTGGGAGGGCCGGGCGTTGCCCTGGCGTCAGCCGCCCTCACCAGTGGCTTCGCGGCGGCCCAACTCGCACGGCACGCATTCCGAAGGAGATGATGGTTATGGAGACGCGCACGTCCGAGCACGGACCCCACGCTCGCGTCGGTGA
- a CDS encoding 4Fe-4S dicluster domain-containing protein: MTDAADAGAVPDHQDEAVLDRDGLDALVRVLKRRGRTVIGPTVRDGAIVLAELDSADALPYGWGVELEAGRYRLRRREDGAAFAHSAGPQSWKSFLHPERVRQWSADRGPDGSAVVREEEQESISYAFLGVRPCDLRAIQILDRVMSGGRYRDPTYLSRRTGAFLIAAECTEPGATCFCVSMGSGPAADAGYDLALTEVVDDAGHRFLCRSGSEEGAAVLAELPGRSPDGSTRAAATQAVSAAAERMGRSMPPVDLRTLMRDNLEAERWDDVTARCLSCGNCTMVCPTCFCTTTEDVTDLTGDHAERWRLWDSCYDLDFSLLHGGPVRSTPRSRYRQWLTHKLGTWHDQFDSSGCVGCGRCIVWCPTGIDLTEEAHALHQEATQRENTP, translated from the coding sequence ATGACCGACGCTGCGGACGCCGGAGCCGTCCCCGACCACCAGGACGAGGCGGTTCTCGACCGCGACGGTCTGGACGCGCTCGTGCGTGTCCTGAAGCGGCGCGGCCGCACGGTGATCGGCCCGACCGTGCGCGACGGCGCGATCGTCCTCGCCGAGCTGGACTCCGCGGACGCGCTCCCCTACGGGTGGGGGGTCGAACTGGAGGCGGGGCGGTACCGGCTCCGCCGCCGCGAGGACGGGGCGGCCTTCGCGCACAGCGCGGGACCCCAGTCGTGGAAGTCGTTCCTCCATCCGGAGCGCGTCCGTCAGTGGTCCGCGGACCGCGGCCCGGACGGTTCTGCGGTCGTCCGGGAGGAGGAGCAGGAGAGCATTTCGTACGCGTTCCTCGGTGTGCGGCCCTGCGATCTGCGTGCCATTCAGATCCTGGACCGGGTGATGAGCGGAGGCAGGTACCGGGATCCCACCTACCTCTCCCGGCGCACGGGCGCCTTCCTGATCGCGGCCGAGTGCACCGAGCCGGGTGCCACCTGCTTCTGCGTCTCGATGGGGAGCGGGCCGGCCGCCGACGCCGGGTACGACCTCGCCCTCACCGAGGTCGTGGACGATGCCGGCCACCGCTTCCTGTGCCGGAGCGGGAGCGAGGAGGGAGCCGCGGTCCTCGCGGAACTGCCGGGGCGGAGCCCCGATGGCTCCACCCGAGCGGCTGCGACCCAGGCCGTGAGCGCCGCCGCCGAACGCATGGGCCGCTCCATGCCGCCGGTGGACCTGCGCACGCTGATGCGGGACAACCTGGAAGCGGAGCGCTGGGACGACGTCACCGCCCGGTGCCTCAGCTGCGGCAACTGCACCATGGTCTGCCCCACCTGCTTCTGCACCACCACGGAGGACGTCACCGACCTGACCGGCGATCACGCCGAGCGCTGGCGACTCTGGGACTCCTGCTACGACCTGGACTTCTCGCTCCTCCACGGCGGTCCGGTCCGGTCCACCCCGCGCAGCCGATACCGTCAGTGGCTCACCCACAAGCTGGGCACCTGGCACGACCAGTTCGACAGCTCCGGCTGTGTCGGATGCGGCCGGTGCATCGTGTGGTGTCCCACGGGCATCGACCTCACCGAGGAAGCCCACGCCCTGCACCAGGAGGCCACGCAGCGGGAGAACACGCCGTGA
- a CDS encoding cyclic nucleotide-binding domain-containing protein produces MALAREVALPGGTRIFEEGEKADRFWIIRSGTVALDIHMPGRGRQVVETIGAGSLLGWSWLCPPRQWHLAAETRDPVHAWEFDAAAVLDLCAEDTALGLSLVTAVAETIGDRLRATRTRLLDLYGPPGPQGSGAAP; encoded by the coding sequence ATGGCCCTCGCCCGGGAAGTCGCCCTTCCGGGCGGCACGCGGATCTTCGAAGAAGGGGAGAAAGCCGACCGCTTCTGGATCATCCGCTCGGGCACGGTCGCGCTCGACATCCACATGCCCGGTCGGGGGAGACAGGTCGTCGAGACCATCGGTGCGGGCAGCCTGCTCGGCTGGTCATGGCTGTGCCCGCCCCGGCAGTGGCACCTCGCGGCCGAGACGCGGGACCCCGTCCACGCCTGGGAATTCGATGCCGCCGCCGTCCTTGACCTGTGCGCCGAGGACACGGCGCTGGGCCTGTCACTGGTCACCGCCGTCGCCGAGACCATCGGCGACCGGCTGCGAGCCACCCGCACCCGGTTGCTCGACCTCTACGGACCGCCGGGACCGCAGGGGAGCGGAGCAGCACCATGA
- a CDS encoding hydrogenase maturation protease — protein MKPLAGAAVIGIGNEFRRDDGLGWATIALLRARKAQRPLPSGTELALCDGDPGRLISIWEGKALTLVVDACFPPAAQPGRTHRWRVAPGEMLHPAAAGRQSTHGLGLAEAVCLADRVGRGPGRLIVYAVEGADRSLGAGLTPAVAAALPFLALRIEADVRLDAARGLAGPGSNPGARRSDMLPDPGTWRPRGAP, from the coding sequence GTGAAGCCGCTCGCCGGTGCTGCGGTCATCGGGATCGGAAACGAGTTCCGGCGCGATGACGGCCTTGGGTGGGCCACCATCGCCTTGTTGCGCGCACGGAAAGCGCAGCGACCTCTCCCGTCCGGCACTGAGCTCGCACTGTGCGACGGAGACCCCGGCCGGTTGATCAGCATCTGGGAAGGCAAGGCCCTCACGCTCGTCGTCGACGCCTGCTTCCCACCTGCGGCGCAGCCCGGGCGGACACACCGGTGGCGTGTGGCCCCCGGTGAGATGCTGCACCCGGCTGCCGCAGGCAGGCAGAGCACCCACGGGCTGGGGCTCGCCGAGGCCGTGTGCCTCGCCGACCGCGTCGGGCGCGGCCCCGGCCGTCTCATCGTGTACGCGGTCGAGGGCGCGGACCGCTCGCTGGGCGCGGGGCTCACACCCGCGGTGGCGGCCGCCCTGCCGTTTCTGGCCCTGCGCATCGAGGCGGACGTCCGCCTCGATGCGGCGAGGGGACTCGCCGGACCGGGTTCGAACCCAGGAGCCCGCAGGTCTGACATGCTGCCGGATCCAGGCACGTGGAGACCGAGAGGTGCACCATGA
- a CDS encoding FAD/NAD(P)-binding protein, protein MTPAPLSYRVVDRRDETHDTVTLVLEPGGDALDPFVPGQFAMLYAFGVGEIPVSVSRLGDGHRLTHTIRAVGAVSRALCGLRTGGWVGVRGPFGTAWDTAAAHGNDLLVIAGGIGLAPLRPLVDTVMAEPHAFGRLNVLAGARTPADLLYGDELPAWQEPFGAVTVDRPSNGWTGRVGVVTTLLREARFTPSDTVAFVCGPEVMMRATARALTHQGVRPDRIQVSLERTMRCATGHCGHCQLGPLLLCRDGPVVGYDQAEPLLTIREL, encoded by the coding sequence ATGACACCAGCACCGCTTTCCTATCGCGTGGTGGACCGCCGCGACGAGACGCACGACACGGTCACTCTCGTGCTGGAGCCTGGCGGGGACGCCTTGGACCCCTTCGTACCCGGCCAGTTCGCGATGCTCTACGCATTCGGTGTCGGTGAGATTCCGGTGTCCGTGTCCCGGCTCGGAGACGGGCACCGGCTGACGCACACCATTCGCGCCGTGGGGGCCGTCTCCCGCGCACTGTGCGGCCTGCGGACCGGCGGGTGGGTCGGCGTGCGCGGCCCCTTCGGTACCGCCTGGGACACGGCTGCCGCTCACGGCAACGACCTGCTCGTCATCGCAGGCGGCATCGGGCTCGCCCCGCTGCGTCCCCTCGTCGACACCGTCATGGCCGAGCCCCACGCGTTCGGGCGGCTGAACGTCCTCGCGGGTGCCCGGACCCCCGCCGATCTGCTCTACGGAGACGAGCTCCCCGCCTGGCAGGAGCCGTTCGGCGCCGTCACGGTCGACCGGCCCTCCAACGGCTGGACCGGCCGGGTCGGAGTCGTCACCACGCTGCTCCGCGAGGCCCGCTTCACACCATCGGACACGGTCGCCTTCGTCTGCGGTCCCGAGGTGATGATGCGCGCGACCGCCCGGGCACTGACCCACCAAGGAGTACGTCCCGACCGCATCCAGGTCTCCCTCGAACGCACCATGCGCTGCGCCACCGGCCACTGCGGACACTGCCAGCTCGGGCCCCTCCTTCTCTGCCGCGACGGACCGGTCGTCGGCTACGACCAGGCCGAGCCCCTGCTCACCATCCGGGAACTATGA
- a CDS encoding sensor histidine kinase, which translates to MGGDELGPVRPGLPRLRLDELLEELQVRIDEVRGTRDRLNGLLEAVMSVGRELDLPQVLRGIVEAAVVLVDAEYGALGVIGDDQKLAQFLPVGISDELRAEIGDLPSGHGILGQLIRHPETLRLSELSDHPASYGFPPHHPPMHSFLGVPIRVREDVFGNLYMTEKRGGIDFDEEDEAVLSTLAVAAGIAIENARLFEEVRLRERWLAASSDFTSALLSGSAETEVLEGMLERARDITGADIGVFYLVGQSGELRGSLALGEGAEAHRGIVLPSSEGTMAAAALGEEDGLITVADVGADDRVTVQPERWKGFGPAVAVTFGTKEKLSGVLILARRRGRPAFARAEIAALPGFAGQAAVALELADRRRDAEQMSMLEDHDRIARDLHDLAIQRLFAAGMTLQSAQPFVEHPEASERLARAIDDLDATIKIIRSTIFGLREHEVSGVPPKLRLRAVQAIEEAAQVLGFAPALRMEGLIDTDVPAETADEALAVVGEALTNVARHARASQAEVSIAAVEGVLTVLVIDDGVGMAEGGRRSGLRNLSERAERLGGELSVSARGPTGQGTKLEWRVPLGGGGHCPPSR; encoded by the coding sequence ATGGGCGGGGACGAGCTGGGTCCCGTGCGTCCTGGGCTTCCGCGGCTCCGGCTGGACGAACTGCTCGAGGAGCTCCAGGTCCGTATCGACGAGGTGCGCGGCACCCGGGACCGGCTGAACGGGCTCCTCGAGGCTGTGATGTCCGTCGGTCGGGAGCTCGATCTGCCACAGGTTCTGAGGGGCATCGTCGAAGCGGCTGTCGTCCTGGTGGACGCGGAGTACGGAGCTCTGGGTGTCATCGGTGACGACCAGAAGCTCGCCCAGTTCCTTCCCGTCGGCATCAGCGACGAGCTCCGAGCCGAGATCGGAGACCTGCCCTCCGGCCACGGCATCCTCGGGCAGCTCATCCGGCACCCCGAGACGCTCCGGCTCTCCGAACTGTCCGATCACCCCGCCTCCTACGGCTTCCCTCCCCACCACCCCCCGATGCACTCCTTCCTCGGTGTCCCCATTCGGGTCCGCGAGGACGTCTTCGGCAACCTCTACATGACCGAGAAGCGGGGTGGTATCGACTTCGACGAGGAGGACGAGGCGGTCCTGTCCACGCTGGCGGTGGCGGCCGGCATCGCCATCGAGAACGCCCGCCTCTTCGAAGAGGTACGCCTCCGGGAGCGCTGGCTGGCCGCCAGCTCCGACTTCACCAGTGCTCTGCTCTCCGGCTCGGCCGAGACGGAGGTGCTGGAGGGGATGCTGGAGCGAGCCCGCGACATCACGGGCGCCGACATCGGTGTGTTCTACCTCGTGGGCCAGAGCGGGGAGCTGCGCGGCTCGCTGGCCCTGGGGGAGGGCGCCGAGGCACATCGCGGCATCGTGCTGCCCAGCAGCGAAGGCACCATGGCCGCCGCTGCCCTCGGCGAGGAGGACGGACTGATCACCGTGGCCGACGTCGGGGCCGACGACCGGGTCACCGTGCAGCCGGAACGGTGGAAGGGTTTCGGCCCCGCCGTCGCCGTCACGTTCGGCACCAAGGAGAAGCTGAGCGGCGTCCTCATCCTGGCCCGCAGGCGCGGCCGCCCGGCGTTCGCCCGCGCCGAGATCGCAGCCCTGCCCGGCTTCGCCGGCCAGGCCGCCGTGGCCCTGGAGCTCGCCGACCGGCGCCGGGACGCCGAGCAGATGAGCATGCTGGAGGATCACGACCGCATTGCCCGTGACCTGCACGATCTCGCCATCCAGCGCCTCTTCGCCGCAGGTATGACCCTGCAGAGCGCGCAACCCTTCGTCGAGCATCCCGAGGCTTCGGAACGACTCGCCCGGGCGATCGACGACCTGGATGCCACCATCAAGATCATTCGGTCGACGATCTTCGGGCTCCGTGAACACGAAGTATCCGGAGTGCCGCCGAAGCTGCGGCTCCGTGCCGTTCAGGCCATTGAGGAGGCCGCCCAGGTACTCGGTTTCGCCCCGGCCCTGCGGATGGAGGGCCTGATCGACACCGACGTACCCGCCGAGACCGCGGACGAGGCACTCGCCGTGGTCGGGGAGGCGCTCACCAACGTCGCCCGGCACGCGAGGGCAAGCCAAGCGGAAGTGTCCATCGCAGCCGTCGAGGGCGTACTGACCGTACTGGTCATCGACGACGGAGTGGGAATGGCGGAGGGAGGTCGTCGCAGCGGGCTGCGTAATCTCAGTGAACGGGCCGAACGCCTGGGTGGTGAACTCTCCGTTTCGGCGCGCGGGCCGACCGGGCAGGGCACAAAGCTGGAATGGCGGGTCCCACTGGGCGGTGGAGGCCACTGCCCACCCTCCAGGTGA
- a CDS encoding Ni/Fe hydrogenase subunit alpha, with protein MSDSTPRSQELRIPSLARVEGETALHLRIHDGTVIEARLKIYEPPRFFEAFLRGRAHTEPPDLTSRICGICPVAYQMSACRAIEDACGVVVDGQLAALRRLLYCGEWIESQTLHIHMLHAPDFLGEDDVIGLSRLHLEHVRRGLRLKQAGNAVVELLGGRAIHPVNVRLGGFHRAPTRAELRPLEERLRTALDDAWDTVRWVAGFEFPDAECDADLLALAETGTYAIESGVPTVLPYSATSPPYSFPLRDFTDHVAEEQVAHSTALHSRLDGRRHLTGSLARWAVSGRLLSPLALQAAREAGLGDPPSHAGAGRGGEVCRNPYRSILVRAVEVLYAVEEALRIIAEYERPARPYAEVPARAGTGHGATEAPRGLLYHRYTFDGGGRVTDACIVPPTAQNQGAIEEDLRRLVQAGLDRGEGSEAELTRLCERAVRNHDPCISCSAHFLELDIERIH; from the coding sequence ATGAGCGATTCCACGCCCCGGTCCCAGGAGCTGCGCATCCCTTCACTCGCCCGTGTCGAGGGTGAGACCGCGCTGCACCTGAGGATCCACGACGGCACCGTCATCGAGGCGCGGCTCAAGATCTACGAGCCGCCGCGGTTCTTCGAAGCCTTCCTCCGGGGCAGGGCGCACACAGAGCCACCCGATCTCACCTCCCGCATCTGCGGGATCTGTCCCGTCGCCTACCAGATGAGTGCCTGCCGTGCCATCGAGGACGCGTGCGGCGTTGTCGTCGACGGACAACTGGCCGCCCTGCGCCGCCTGCTGTACTGCGGTGAATGGATCGAGAGCCAGACGCTGCACATTCACATGCTGCACGCACCGGACTTCCTCGGCGAAGACGACGTGATCGGTCTGTCCCGCTTGCATCTGGAGCACGTCCGGCGCGGACTTCGTTTGAAGCAAGCCGGCAACGCCGTGGTCGAACTGCTCGGGGGCCGGGCCATCCACCCCGTCAACGTCCGGCTCGGAGGTTTCCACCGAGCCCCGACCCGCGCCGAACTCCGCCCCCTGGAAGAACGGCTGCGCACCGCCCTCGACGACGCCTGGGACACCGTGCGCTGGGTCGCCGGCTTCGAATTCCCGGACGCCGAGTGCGACGCCGACCTGCTCGCCCTCGCCGAGACCGGCACCTACGCCATCGAGTCCGGCGTCCCCACCGTGCTCCCGTACAGCGCGACGTCCCCGCCGTACAGCTTCCCCCTGCGGGACTTCACCGACCACGTGGCCGAGGAGCAGGTCGCCCACTCCACGGCCCTCCACTCCCGGCTGGACGGCCGAAGACATCTCACCGGCTCCCTCGCCCGCTGGGCGGTCAGCGGCCGCCTGCTGTCCCCGCTGGCCCTGCAAGCGGCACGGGAGGCCGGGCTCGGTGACCCGCCGTCGCACGCAGGTGCAGGGCGGGGAGGAGAGGTCTGCAGGAACCCGTACCGCAGTATCCTCGTCCGGGCGGTGGAGGTCCTGTACGCGGTGGAAGAGGCCCTCCGGATCATCGCGGAGTACGAGCGTCCCGCCCGCCCGTACGCAGAGGTGCCGGCCCGGGCCGGCACCGGGCACGGTGCCACGGAGGCGCCACGCGGCCTGCTCTACCACCGCTACACGTTCGACGGCGGGGGCCGTGTCACCGACGCATGCATCGTTCCGCCGACCGCCCAGAACCAGGGCGCCATCGAGGAGGACCTGCGCCGGCTGGTCCAAGCCGGGCTCGATCGGGGTGAGGGCTCCGAGGCCGAGCTCACCCGGCTGTGCGAGCGGGCCGTCCGCAACCACGACCCGTGCATCTCGTGTTCGGCCCACTTCCTGGAACTGGACATCGAGCGCATCCACTGA
- a CDS encoding response regulator, with protein sequence MSDVPAASYEGTVRVFLLDDHEVVRRGLYDLLDAEPDIEVVGEAATAEQALARGPALRPDVAVLDVRLPDGDGITVCRELRSRMPELACLMLTSFDDEDALLDAIMAGAAGYVLKQIKGSDLVSAVRTVATGQSMLDPATTARLMHSLRDPEAVKAPDDDRLAALSERERSVLELIGEGLTNAQIAKRLYLSEKTVKNHISRLLGKLGVERRVQAAVIATQVHEHEPERGKGRS encoded by the coding sequence ATGTCCGACGTACCGGCAGCCTCCTACGAGGGAACCGTCCGGGTCTTCCTCTTGGACGACCACGAGGTCGTACGCCGCGGCCTGTACGACCTGCTGGACGCGGAGCCGGACATCGAGGTCGTCGGCGAGGCCGCCACCGCCGAGCAGGCGCTGGCCCGCGGACCGGCGCTGCGCCCGGACGTCGCCGTACTCGACGTCCGGCTGCCCGACGGCGACGGGATCACCGTGTGCCGCGAGCTGCGCTCGCGCATGCCGGAACTCGCCTGCTTGATGCTGACCTCGTTCGATGACGAGGACGCGCTGCTCGACGCGATCATGGCTGGTGCGGCCGGCTACGTCCTCAAGCAGATCAAGGGGTCCGACCTCGTCTCGGCCGTACGGACGGTGGCGACCGGGCAGTCGATGCTGGACCCGGCGACGACCGCCCGCCTCATGCACTCCCTGCGGGACCCGGAGGCCGTCAAGGCTCCGGATGACGATCGGCTGGCCGCTCTCTCCGAGCGGGAGCGTTCCGTACTCGAACTGATCGGCGAGGGCCTCACCAACGCGCAGATCGCCAAGCGGCTGTACCTGTCCGAGAAGACGGTCAAGAACCACATCTCAAGGCTGCTGGGCAAGCTGGGGGTGGAGCGCCGGGTGCAGGCCGCTGTCATCGCCACGCAGGTCCATGAACACGAGCCGGAGCGCGGCAAGGGCCGGAGCTGA
- a CDS encoding pyridoxamine 5'-phosphate oxidase family protein, with product MDHETARRPDHRPAPDPARSTEQLDRSEALRLLGTVSLGRIVFTHQALPVIRPMSHIVHGEDVLVQLDGGASHAALVATPGEPGIVLAYEADAIDPDTHLGWSVVVVGYAELVVNRDEAERLAALLDPWRNEAMPRILRIRSELVTGFRLWPEPRPIPAAGEVRPRF from the coding sequence ATGGATCACGAAACCGCCAGGAGACCGGACCACCGCCCTGCCCCGGACCCCGCGCGGTCCACGGAGCAGCTGGACCGCTCCGAAGCGTTGCGGCTCCTGGGTACCGTCTCGCTCGGCCGCATCGTCTTCACCCACCAAGCGCTGCCAGTCATCCGGCCGATGAGCCACATCGTCCACGGGGAGGACGTGCTCGTGCAACTCGACGGAGGCGCTTCACACGCGGCGCTGGTGGCGACGCCGGGCGAGCCCGGCATCGTCCTCGCCTACGAAGCCGACGCCATCGACCCCGACACGCATCTCGGCTGGAGCGTCGTGGTGGTCGGCTACGCCGAGCTCGTCGTGAACCGCGACGAAGCCGAACGGCTCGCGGCGCTGCTCGATCCGTGGAGGAACGAGGCGATGCCCCGCATCCTGCGGATCCGGTCCGAACTCGTCACCGGGTTCCGCCTGTGGCCGGAACCTCGGCCGATTCCGGCCGCCGGTGAGGTCCGGCCCCGCTTCTGA
- a CDS encoding potassium channel family protein: MDWLVTATGAALVLLILRDVFHTLWHPTRHGGLSRLVMTTLWRLSFALGTRRTAAGLAGPLAMVSVVALWALTVAAGWALIYWPHMPDAFVYAGGLQPDDHAGLLDATYVSLVTLSTLGLGDVAPAEGWLRLLAPLEALVGFALLTATVSWILGIYPALARRRALALRLSHLSRTHPSKEQIDSPAGAAMLDGLATALSVAAVDFLQYAESYYFHDGDDRTSLALQIGYALDIADEASEAGHRDVRLAATVLRSALEDLAGILDERFLHTQGPPRQALDAFARDHGRQAGTGDRALP, from the coding sequence ATGGATTGGCTGGTGACGGCCACGGGCGCCGCCCTGGTACTGCTGATCCTCCGGGACGTGTTCCACACGCTGTGGCACCCGACGCGTCACGGCGGGCTGAGCCGGCTGGTCATGACCACACTGTGGCGGCTGTCCTTCGCCCTGGGCACCCGTCGTACGGCGGCCGGCCTGGCGGGTCCGCTTGCCATGGTGTCTGTCGTCGCCCTGTGGGCCCTCACCGTGGCGGCGGGGTGGGCACTGATCTACTGGCCTCACATGCCCGACGCGTTCGTGTACGCGGGCGGGTTGCAGCCCGACGACCATGCGGGCCTGCTGGACGCGACGTACGTCTCGCTGGTCACGCTGTCCACGCTCGGTCTCGGCGACGTCGCACCTGCCGAGGGCTGGCTGCGCCTCCTCGCACCCCTGGAGGCGCTGGTCGGGTTCGCCTTGCTGACCGCGACGGTCTCCTGGATCCTCGGCATCTATCCGGCTCTGGCCCGCCGCAGGGCTCTTGCGTTGCGGCTCTCCCACCTCTCCCGTACCCACCCCTCGAAGGAACAAATCGACTCCCCGGCCGGGGCGGCCATGCTGGACGGCCTGGCCACAGCACTGTCCGTGGCAGCGGTCGACTTCCTCCAGTACGCGGAGTCCTACTACTTCCACGACGGCGACGACCGGACCTCCCTGGCCCTCCAGATCGGCTACGCCCTCGACATCGCCGATGAGGCTTCGGAGGCCGGGCACCGGGATGTCCGGCTCGCCGCCACGGTGTTGCGTTCCGCCCTGGAAGACCTCGCGGGCATCCTGGACGAGCGCTTCCTGCACACCCAGGGCCCGCCCAGGCAGGCTCTCGACGCGTTCGCGCGCGACCACGGACGGCAGGCGGGCACGGGTGATCGCGCCCTGCCGTGA
- a CDS encoding oxidoreductase, translated as MSTPVPPQPPARPRLGVFKFASCDGCQLTLLDCEDELLGIAAELEIAHFLEASSEPAPGPYDLVLVEGSVSTPEHVERIRRIRADARHLVTIGACATAGGVQALRNYADVDGYLATVYARPEYIETLATSTPISAHVPVDFELRGCPIDRGQLVEVITAFLAGRKPAIPNHSVCFSCKRRGNVCVTVAHGTPCLGPVTHAGCGALCPTYGRGCYGCFGPAGTTNLPALVPLMQRDGMSEEDVGRYLHTFNVTAFTAVEEQELPGTTDGEGLG; from the coding sequence ATGAGCACCCCCGTCCCACCCCAGCCTCCTGCCCGCCCACGCCTCGGCGTGTTCAAGTTCGCCTCCTGCGACGGCTGCCAGCTCACCCTCCTCGACTGCGAGGACGAACTGCTCGGCATCGCCGCCGAACTGGAGATCGCCCACTTCCTGGAAGCGTCCAGCGAGCCCGCGCCCGGCCCGTACGACCTCGTCCTCGTCGAAGGGTCGGTCAGCACACCTGAGCACGTGGAGCGCATCCGGCGCATCCGCGCCGATGCCCGCCACCTCGTGACCATCGGCGCCTGCGCCACGGCCGGCGGCGTGCAGGCACTGCGGAACTACGCCGATGTCGACGGGTACCTGGCGACCGTCTACGCCCGCCCCGAGTACATCGAGACCCTCGCGACCTCCACGCCGATCTCCGCCCACGTACCCGTCGACTTCGAACTGCGCGGCTGTCCCATCGACCGCGGTCAGCTCGTCGAGGTCATCACCGCCTTCCTCGCCGGGCGCAAGCCCGCCATCCCCAACCACAGCGTCTGCTTCTCCTGCAAGCGGCGCGGCAACGTGTGTGTCACCGTCGCTCACGGCACGCCCTGCCTCGGCCCCGTCACCCACGCGGGCTGCGGAGCCCTGTGTCCGACCTACGGGCGCGGCTGCTACGGCTGCTTCGGGCCGGCCGGAACCACGAACCTTCCCGCGCTGGTCCCGCTCATGCAGCGGGACGGGATGAGCGAGGAGGACGTCGGCAGGTACCTGCACACCTTCAACGTGACCGCCTTCACCGCCGTGGAGGAGCAAGAGCTGCCCGGTACGACCGACGGGGAAGGTCTCGGATGA